A DNA window from Chelativorans sp. AA-79 contains the following coding sequences:
- a CDS encoding LysR family transcriptional regulator — protein sequence MTREDEALPLNSVRAFVAIAREKSVTRAAHTLGTTQSSVSRHLAVLENYLGAPLIDRRGRYTELTEFGRLFANAVSEPLDTIFFTAQRMRRRDRADTNRIVVRTSLSTFAYTLLIPNLQAFSNEMGGAVVDVMSSLSLPSTTDGFDVLITRDLALSEPSDHWEMHKEQLVCVGAPQHVSGKGLLAVRTLPMLTITSRPDILPTWLRSMNLKPDDIKLGARYDHHYLALPAVTTGKCLLVAPEIVVSDLIRQGLLCLVEGSRASSGMQYRAYAVDRSANPMLARAFCRWLVRLCRNAGTGDAA from the coding sequence ATGACCCGTGAAGACGAGGCGCTTCCTCTCAATTCCGTCCGTGCCTTCGTGGCGATTGCGCGCGAAAAGAGCGTCACGCGTGCAGCCCACACCTTGGGCACGACGCAGAGCTCGGTCAGCCGGCATCTGGCGGTGCTGGAAAATTATCTCGGCGCGCCGCTCATCGATCGTCGGGGCCGCTACACGGAACTGACCGAATTCGGTCGCCTCTTCGCCAACGCCGTCAGCGAGCCGCTCGATACCATCTTCTTCACTGCCCAGCGCATGCGGCGCCGTGACCGCGCGGACACAAACCGCATCGTGGTGCGTACATCGCTCTCCACCTTCGCCTACACGCTGCTCATCCCCAACCTGCAGGCGTTTTCGAACGAAATGGGCGGCGCGGTGGTGGATGTGATGAGCTCGCTGTCGCTCCCGTCCACGACCGACGGGTTTGACGTACTGATCACGCGCGACCTGGCCCTGTCGGAGCCCTCGGACCACTGGGAGATGCACAAGGAGCAACTCGTCTGCGTGGGCGCGCCGCAGCACGTATCGGGCAAGGGCTTGCTAGCCGTCCGGACGCTTCCGATGCTCACCATCACGTCGCGGCCGGACATCCTGCCCACCTGGCTACGCTCCATGAACCTGAAGCCCGACGACATCAAGCTCGGCGCGCGCTACGATCATCACTACCTGGCGCTACCGGCGGTCACGACCGGCAAGTGTCTGCTCGTCGCGCCGGAGATCGTGGTGAGCGACCTCATCCGGCAGGGCCTTCTCTGCCTTGTCGAAGGGTCGCGAGCGTCGAGCGGCATGCAGTACCGCGCCTATGCGGTGGACCGCAGCGCCAACCCCATGCTGGCCCGTGCCTTCTGCCGCTGGCTCGTGCGGCTTTGCAGGAATGCAGGGACTGGTGACGCCGCCTGA
- a CDS encoding isocitrate lyase/phosphoenolpyruvate mutase family protein → MSKAKLLRDRMAERGLVHIMAAHSPLSALLAEEAGFDGLWASGFELSALYGLADMSLITMTQHLDMLRAIAGCSSLPIVADIDTGYGNALNVIHAIREYEKAGTAAVVIEDKTFPKVTSLAADGRQELLRIEEFQGKIEAAGASRQDPGFLIIARTEALIAGLGEAEALKRGMAYAEAGADMILIHSKKRNPGEIESFSRAWKGPVPLVIVPNAYPELDATRIHALGNIRMTIYGNYAIRAAATAMRDVFRRIVTDGGVQNVHKDIVSVEEIFRLQKMDQVKANEKRFLR, encoded by the coding sequence ATGAGCAAGGCAAAACTCCTCCGCGACCGCATGGCCGAACGCGGTCTAGTCCACATCATGGCGGCGCATAGCCCGCTCTCGGCGCTCCTGGCCGAGGAAGCCGGCTTCGACGGCCTCTGGGCCTCGGGATTCGAGCTGTCGGCGCTCTATGGCTTGGCCGACATGAGCCTGATCACCATGACGCAGCATCTCGATATGCTGCGCGCCATCGCCGGGTGTTCGTCGCTGCCGATCGTCGCCGACATCGACACGGGCTACGGCAACGCACTGAACGTCATCCATGCGATCAGGGAATACGAAAAGGCGGGAACTGCGGCCGTCGTCATCGAGGACAAGACCTTTCCGAAGGTGACGAGCCTGGCAGCCGACGGCCGGCAGGAGCTGCTGCGCATCGAGGAGTTTCAGGGCAAGATCGAAGCGGCCGGGGCGAGCCGGCAGGACCCCGGCTTCCTCATCATCGCCCGCACCGAAGCCCTGATCGCGGGCCTCGGCGAGGCGGAGGCGCTAAAGCGCGGCATGGCCTATGCCGAAGCCGGCGCCGATATGATCCTGATCCATTCGAAGAAAAGAAACCCGGGCGAGATCGAGAGTTTTTCGCGCGCGTGGAAGGGACCGGTTCCACTCGTCATTGTGCCCAACGCCTATCCCGAGCTCGACGCCACGCGCATCCACGCACTCGGCAACATCCGCATGACCATCTACGGCAACTATGCCATCCGTGCCGCGGCGACGGCGATGCGTGACGTTTTCCGGCGGATCGTCACCGACGGCGGCGTGCAGAACGTGCACAAGGACATCGTCTCCGTGGAGGAAATCTTCCGCCTGCAGAAAATGGATCAGGTCAAGGCCAACGAAAAGCGCTTCCTGCGCTGA
- a CDS encoding asparaginase: MSRIRLITTGGTIASSRKAGSDRVVANISGAELKARLHDPLDGIEIEIDDFSSVGSFAFDLPLAFSLARHINSVLAKEDCDGVVVTHGTDTMEESCYMADLIVNSDKPVVFTGAQRHAGDADTDGPRNIAEAMRVAAAPQARGIGAVIVFEQDIHAARDVTKAHTSRVDTFRSNSYGKLGEVDGENVFIYRRPTGRFHADVTRIVPEVELMKLAMGSSPAFLDFAVGQGARAIVIEAFGRGNAPNGFAEAIAPIVAKGIPVIVASRCQEGRTRPIYGGGSGGKDLADAGVIFSGDLSGLKARILAAVLLGKNAGMDAFRRDFEKVTCTPTS; encoded by the coding sequence ATGAGCAGAATCAGACTGATCACCACGGGAGGCACCATTGCCTCCAGCCGCAAGGCGGGCTCCGATCGCGTTGTCGCAAATATCAGCGGCGCGGAGCTCAAGGCACGTCTGCACGACCCTCTGGACGGCATCGAGATCGAGATTGACGACTTCAGCTCCGTAGGCAGTTTCGCCTTCGACCTGCCGCTTGCCTTCTCCCTTGCCCGGCACATCAACAGCGTGCTGGCGAAAGAGGATTGCGATGGTGTCGTCGTGACTCACGGCACCGACACCATGGAGGAAAGCTGTTATATGGCCGACCTCATCGTGAACAGTGACAAGCCGGTGGTCTTCACGGGCGCGCAGCGTCACGCCGGCGATGCGGATACGGACGGCCCGCGCAATATAGCCGAAGCGATGCGCGTGGCCGCTGCGCCGCAGGCGCGCGGCATTGGGGCCGTGATCGTGTTCGAACAGGATATCCACGCCGCACGTGACGTGACCAAGGCGCACACCTCGCGCGTCGACACCTTTCGCTCCAATTCTTACGGCAAGCTTGGGGAGGTGGATGGCGAGAACGTCTTCATCTACCGCAGGCCGACCGGGCGCTTTCATGCAGACGTGACCCGGATCGTACCCGAGGTTGAGCTGATGAAGCTCGCCATGGGCAGTTCGCCGGCCTTCCTGGACTTTGCCGTTGGGCAAGGCGCGCGCGCCATCGTGATCGAGGCCTTTGGGCGTGGAAACGCGCCTAACGGTTTCGCCGAAGCGATCGCCCCGATCGTGGCCAAAGGCATTCCCGTGATCGTTGCCTCGCGCTGCCAAGAGGGACGCACCCGCCCCATCTATGGGGGTGGCAGCGGCGGGAAGGATCTGGCCGATGCCGGTGTGATCTTCTCCGGTGATCTGAGCGGCCTCAAGGCCCGCATCCTCGCTGCGGTGCTGCTCGGGAAGAACGCTGGAATGGATGCATTCCGGCGTGACTTCGAAAAGGTGACGTGCACCCCGACCTCCTGA
- a CDS encoding ABC transporter substrate-binding protein, producing MSIKPRAFKLKALTVALAMFGLAGAAAAEPAISLEVAYAFGFQKEAHEEAAKEFMAANPDIAIEFRGVAENYEELVQANFREAITGDLPDVAFHGFNRVAFIVERGLAAPLEPFIAAEEDRNSLGYAPASLTLATVGEELYGLPFAISTPIVYYNAELVRRAGGDPEQFPKTWPEILDLAKRVEALDGNIMGAFFDWTSSANWEFIALVESQGGRMMKDGKITFDGPEGMAALELLRSFGEAGQVDMSPDQAAQVFVAGQLGILITSSARTMRYTEQSAGTFTLRTAPFPLPSSEGRLPAGGNAGMILARDEARQRAAWKYLKFVTGPVGQTIMAQKTGYVPGNLRAINDPKLLADFYRERPNLATSVGQLPVISGFFAFPGENSIKLSALLRDHLQSVVTMKRSPEEAMAAMVEDARTLLPE from the coding sequence ATGTCCATCAAGCCAAGGGCCTTCAAACTAAAGGCGTTGACCGTTGCGCTGGCCATGTTCGGCCTTGCCGGAGCCGCTGCGGCGGAGCCCGCCATCTCCCTGGAGGTCGCCTATGCATTCGGCTTCCAGAAGGAAGCGCATGAAGAGGCGGCGAAGGAGTTCATGGCCGCCAACCCGGACATCGCCATCGAATTCCGCGGCGTGGCCGAGAACTACGAGGAGCTCGTGCAGGCCAATTTCCGCGAGGCCATCACGGGCGATCTTCCGGACGTGGCCTTTCACGGCTTCAACCGCGTGGCCTTCATCGTAGAGCGCGGCCTGGCCGCTCCCCTGGAGCCGTTCATCGCCGCCGAGGAAGACCGGAACTCGCTCGGCTATGCTCCGGCATCGCTCACGCTGGCGACGGTCGGGGAGGAGCTCTACGGCCTGCCCTTCGCCATTTCCACCCCGATCGTCTATTACAATGCCGAACTCGTACGGCGCGCCGGCGGCGATCCGGAGCAGTTCCCAAAAACATGGCCCGAAATCCTGGACCTGGCCAAGCGCGTAGAGGCGCTCGACGGCAACATCATGGGCGCCTTCTTCGACTGGACCAGCTCGGCCAACTGGGAGTTCATCGCCTTGGTTGAATCGCAGGGCGGGCGCATGATGAAGGATGGGAAGATCACCTTCGACGGGCCGGAAGGGATGGCGGCGCTCGAGCTACTGCGTTCCTTCGGCGAGGCGGGCCAGGTGGACATGTCTCCGGACCAGGCAGCACAGGTCTTCGTTGCCGGGCAGCTTGGCATTCTGATCACCTCCAGCGCCCGGACGATGCGCTACACCGAACAGAGCGCCGGCACCTTCACGCTCAGGACGGCGCCCTTTCCGCTGCCTTCGTCGGAGGGTCGCCTGCCGGCCGGCGGCAATGCGGGCATGATCCTGGCGCGGGACGAAGCGCGGCAGCGGGCCGCGTGGAAGTACTTGAAATTCGTCACCGGCCCGGTCGGCCAGACGATCATGGCGCAGAAAACGGGCTACGTCCCCGGCAACCTGCGGGCAATCAACGATCCGAAACTCCTCGCGGACTTCTATCGCGAGCGGCCCAATCTGGCGACGAGCGTAGGGCAGCTTCCCGTCATCAGCGGCTTCTTCGCCTTCCCGGGCGAAAACTCGATCAAGCTCAGCGCGCTTCTTCGTGACCACCTCCAGTCGGTGGTGACGATGAAGCGGTCGCCCGAAGAGGCCATGGCCGCAATGGTCGAGGACGCCAGAACCTTGCTTCCCGAATAG
- a CDS encoding extracellular solute-binding protein: protein MHRILAAAALIGSLALSASAHAETTITLSGSGNAQNLALYEKLITLYNAQSEDVTVEWIGGAREASQFQQQLLRDHMVGAKLPDVILFTGPLLRVLQENGIAAELDSFIEADTEWKAQFSSSVTSPGVVSGTTYGLAYGVSMPVVLFNSQLVDQAGVNPEDLPRDWPGILDLAKKMDGVAPNIVGGFFEYDNGIGFSWLALLESFGGSVMDAADENFTFQGAEGLQALQLLRDFADAGQARADMTRDQARQAFGAGGIGVFASMSSLIPRYEEAADGKFQVVSVPFPLAEGKGRIPTSAVIGAMLAQDPAAQQAAFDFMKFMAGPEGQAALAAMTGYAPTNSVAIEQSAALKDILADRDNAHSYLENLDALSGWYIVPGENGLRIADMFIEHLQAVATLKATPEESLASMEGRARDLLRR from the coding sequence ATGCACAGAATTCTCGCTGCCGCGGCATTGATCGGCAGTTTGGCACTTTCCGCCTCCGCCCACGCCGAGACCACCATAACTCTGTCAGGCTCCGGGAATGCCCAAAACCTGGCGCTGTATGAGAAACTCATCACGCTCTACAACGCCCAGTCGGAGGACGTCACCGTCGAGTGGATCGGAGGAGCCCGCGAGGCGTCCCAATTCCAGCAACAATTGCTGCGCGACCATATGGTTGGCGCCAAGCTGCCCGACGTTATTCTCTTCACCGGCCCTCTCCTGCGGGTGCTGCAGGAAAACGGCATTGCGGCTGAGCTCGACTCATTCATCGAGGCAGATACGGAATGGAAAGCGCAATTCTCCTCCTCCGTCACCAGCCCGGGCGTGGTGAGCGGAACGACCTATGGACTGGCCTACGGCGTCTCCATGCCTGTCGTGCTCTTCAATTCGCAGCTTGTGGACCAGGCTGGCGTCAATCCGGAAGATCTGCCACGCGACTGGCCGGGCATTCTCGACCTTGCGAAGAAGATGGATGGAGTGGCGCCGAACATCGTCGGCGGCTTCTTCGAGTACGACAACGGGATCGGCTTCAGCTGGCTGGCCCTCTTGGAAAGCTTCGGCGGCAGCGTCATGGATGCTGCGGATGAGAACTTCACCTTCCAGGGAGCCGAAGGGCTGCAGGCGCTGCAGCTCCTGCGTGACTTCGCCGATGCGGGCCAGGCACGTGCCGACATGACGCGCGATCAGGCGCGCCAGGCGTTCGGAGCCGGTGGCATCGGCGTGTTCGCCAGCATGAGCAGCCTCATCCCGCGCTACGAGGAGGCGGCCGACGGGAAATTCCAGGTGGTCTCCGTGCCCTTCCCTCTGGCGGAGGGTAAGGGGCGGATCCCCACCTCGGCCGTGATCGGCGCGATGCTCGCGCAGGATCCGGCGGCACAGCAGGCGGCCTTCGATTTCATGAAATTCATGGCCGGGCCGGAGGGCCAAGCCGCGCTTGCCGCAATGACCGGCTATGCGCCCACCAACAGCGTCGCCATAGAGCAATCCGCAGCGCTGAAGGACATTCTCGCCGACCGCGACAACGCCCATTCCTATCTGGAGAACCTCGACGCGCTCAGCGGATGGTACATCGTACCTGGTGAGAACGGGTTGCGCATCGCCGACATGTTCATCGAGCACCTGCAGGCGGTGGCGACGCTGAAGGCGACACCTGAGGAATCTCTTGCATCCATGGAAGGGCGGGCGCGGGATCTCCTGAGGCGCTAG
- a CDS encoding ABC transporter ATP-binding protein — protein sequence MSGVRFQNVQKSFGSVSVLRDVSLDIAEGEFLTLLGPSGCGKSTLLRILAGLEAQDKGSVSIGGRAVDDVRPKRRDVAMVFQSYALYPHMTVAENMALPLRMRRLSTWQRLPSVGRLLPGTRQVGAEIAAEVELTAKALGIDHLLERKPGQLSGGQRQRVAVGRAMVRHPAVFLMDEPLSNLDAKLRVQMRTEIKELHRRLGVTFIYVTHDQAEAMTLSDRVAVMLDGELLQVAPPQEIYADPAERRVAEFIGSPKINMLDGVVRERGLIDVAGSTLAVDIDREQGAQVTLGIRPEVFHVAERLGPGSLTGSVRLVEHMGSDLFVHLDMPGVAEPVIARLLAERAPQISAGHTLHLGVRPDRALAFTREGARIRLGALAKPAAGATVTHLREYAQ from the coding sequence ATGAGCGGCGTGAGGTTCCAAAACGTCCAAAAATCGTTCGGCTCCGTCTCGGTCCTTCGCGATGTCTCGCTCGATATTGCCGAGGGCGAGTTCCTGACGCTGCTGGGGCCGAGCGGCTGCGGGAAATCGACGCTGCTGCGCATCCTGGCGGGGTTGGAGGCACAGGACAAAGGCTCGGTGTCGATCGGGGGGAGGGCGGTGGACGACGTACGCCCGAAGCGGCGGGACGTCGCCATGGTCTTCCAATCCTATGCGCTCTATCCGCACATGACGGTGGCCGAGAACATGGCGCTGCCGCTGAGGATGCGTCGCCTTTCCACATGGCAGCGGCTGCCGTCGGTCGGCCGGCTCCTTCCGGGAACAAGACAGGTCGGTGCCGAGATCGCGGCCGAGGTGGAACTGACCGCCAAGGCGCTCGGCATCGACCATCTTCTGGAGCGGAAGCCCGGCCAGCTTTCAGGCGGTCAGCGCCAGCGTGTGGCTGTGGGCAGGGCGATGGTGCGCCATCCGGCCGTGTTCCTGATGGACGAGCCGCTTTCCAACCTCGACGCCAAGCTGAGGGTGCAGATGCGAACCGAGATCAAGGAACTGCACCGGCGGCTCGGCGTTACCTTCATTTACGTCACCCACGACCAGGCGGAGGCCATGACATTGTCGGACCGGGTGGCGGTAATGCTCGACGGCGAGTTGCTGCAGGTGGCGCCGCCGCAGGAGATCTATGCCGATCCGGCCGAGCGGCGCGTAGCGGAGTTCATCGGCTCGCCGAAGATCAACATGCTCGACGGTGTGGTGCGCGAACGCGGGCTCATCGATGTGGCGGGATCGACACTCGCTGTCGACATCGATCGGGAGCAGGGCGCGCAGGTGACGCTGGGCATTCGGCCCGAGGTTTTTCACGTGGCTGAGCGGCTGGGGCCAGGTTCTCTCACGGGTTCGGTTCGGCTGGTCGAGCATATGGGCTCGGACCTCTTCGTCCATCTCGACATGCCGGGTGTGGCGGAACCCGTGATCGCCCGGCTGCTCGCCGAGCGCGCGCCGCAGATTTCTGCCGGGCACACGCTCCATCTCGGAGTCAGGCCCGATCGCGCTCTCGCTTTCACGCGCGAGGGCGCCCGCATCCGGCTCGGGGCTTTAGCGAAGCCGGCGGCGGGAGCCACCGTCACCCATCTTCGCGAGTATGCGCAATGA
- a CDS encoding sugar ABC transporter permease, producing the protein MSAAAEPLPVHPAASSPARAQRLAEALAGYALAGPAFLLLLVLFILPVFAVFVIATTDWQFGAHSLNFIGLANFREVFADEGFRISLANTIVYVLIVVPGTVILGLVIALLIESGRALRALYRAIHFLPYMATLAAMAIAWEALLHPTIGLVNQTLSALGLPTANWLRDEDTVLPVLVVIGIWQNLGFAMVLFLAGLKSIPQDLYDAADIDGADLWLDRLRTVTLPMLGPVTMFVVIVVALKAFESFDTVQILTQGGPGHASEVLLYTLYRESFEYLRTGYGASVTVVFLAIVVALTLVQARIMDRKVHYQ; encoded by the coding sequence ATGAGCGCGGCGGCCGAACCATTGCCCGTCCACCCGGCCGCATCCTCGCCGGCAAGGGCGCAGAGGCTGGCGGAGGCGCTCGCCGGTTATGCGCTCGCGGGGCCGGCCTTCCTGCTGCTGCTCGTACTCTTCATCCTTCCCGTCTTCGCCGTCTTCGTGATCGCGACCACGGACTGGCAGTTCGGTGCCCACAGTCTCAACTTCATCGGCCTTGCCAATTTCCGCGAAGTTTTTGCCGACGAAGGCTTTCGCATCTCGCTGGCGAACACGATCGTCTATGTTCTGATCGTGGTGCCGGGCACTGTGATCCTCGGCCTCGTCATCGCCCTGTTGATCGAGAGCGGGCGAGCCCTGCGTGCCCTCTACCGCGCTATCCATTTCCTGCCCTACATGGCCACCCTCGCCGCCATGGCGATCGCCTGGGAAGCGCTGCTCCACCCGACCATCGGTCTCGTGAACCAGACGCTCTCTGCTCTCGGTCTGCCCACTGCCAATTGGCTGCGGGACGAGGATACGGTGCTGCCGGTGCTCGTCGTCATCGGCATTTGGCAGAACCTCGGCTTTGCCATGGTGCTGTTCCTGGCAGGGCTCAAATCCATCCCTCAGGACCTCTACGACGCAGCCGACATCGACGGCGCTGACCTCTGGCTCGACCGGCTGCGCACCGTGACCCTACCCATGCTGGGGCCGGTGACGATGTTCGTCGTCATCGTGGTGGCGCTCAAAGCCTTCGAGAGCTTCGACACCGTGCAGATCCTCACCCAAGGCGGCCCCGGTCATGCGTCCGAAGTGCTGCTCTACACCCTCTACCGCGAAAGCTTCGAATATCTGCGCACCGGCTACGGCGCCTCCGTGACCGTCGTCTTCCTCGCCATCGTGGTGGCGCTCACCCTAGTCCAGGCCCGCATCATGGACAGGAAGGTGCATTATCAATGA
- a CDS encoding TauD/TfdA family dioxygenase, producing the protein MKGASSLTLQPASPHIGADVLYIDVAEVIERNDTAVLDAIQQAIEEHIVLRFRKQKLTPEQMEQLGRHFGPLLSLKRKNNDAAHIQGVDYLKIISNVQQSDGRPLGDGSSAPQDWHTDGAAKPVPAGYTYFYARKVPGVPPKTYWMNAYLIYESLPADMKEKIAHLRVIHHEYPAGNEFPLPPSKSLEERQVGPQHPLVRLHPTTRRPVLFLPHRDDMLVVDMSPDESFSLISRLRRHAAESPYWWTAAMEVDDLVVWDNRSALHKRDGWDQSLERIVWHLANEGEPPIPLPESSRVA; encoded by the coding sequence ATGAAAGGGGCAAGCAGCCTCACTTTGCAGCCGGCATCGCCTCACATCGGTGCCGACGTTTTGTACATCGACGTCGCGGAGGTGATCGAACGGAACGATACGGCGGTTCTCGATGCCATTCAGCAGGCGATCGAGGAGCATATCGTGCTGCGCTTCCGCAAGCAGAAGCTCACGCCGGAGCAGATGGAGCAGCTTGGCCGCCATTTCGGGCCCCTCCTCAGCCTCAAGCGGAAGAACAACGATGCCGCCCATATCCAAGGCGTCGATTATCTGAAGATCATCTCGAACGTGCAGCAGAGCGACGGGCGGCCGCTGGGCGACGGCAGCAGCGCGCCGCAGGACTGGCACACCGACGGTGCGGCAAAGCCCGTTCCCGCCGGCTACACCTATTTCTATGCCCGCAAAGTACCCGGCGTGCCGCCCAAGACCTACTGGATGAACGCCTACCTCATTTATGAGAGCCTACCCGCCGATATGAAGGAAAAAATCGCGCACCTGCGCGTCATCCATCACGAATATCCTGCCGGCAACGAGTTTCCCCTGCCCCCCAGCAAATCCCTGGAAGAAAGGCAGGTCGGCCCGCAGCACCCGCTGGTCCGGCTGCACCCCACGACCCGGCGGCCGGTCCTGTTCCTGCCGCACCGGGACGACATGCTTGTCGTGGATATGAGCCCCGACGAGAGCTTCTCGTTGATAAGCCGGCTCCGGCGTCACGCGGCGGAGTCGCCCTATTGGTGGACGGCCGCCATGGAGGTGGATGACCTCGTTGTCTGGGACAACCGCAGTGCCCTGCACAAGCGCGACGGGTGGGACCAGTCTTTGGAACGGATCGTGTGGCACCTGGCCAATGAAGGCGAGCCGCCCATCCCACTCCCCGAGAGTTCCCGGGTTGCGTAG
- a CDS encoding extracellular solute-binding protein — translation MKKPASPAVHARQRQPLRVLCTEITPYQQLHERAERDLGFDLIFEQHDFVTAQRIAATEPERYDVYDQCFHNLDIVWHWRAVQKIELERIELWDEVNDLTKKGRINASARLGLGDAPVTRLYVQQDNSLSSIPSPHISMLPTVHNFDSFGVNETATGVDVDTQVRSWAELLDPRWKGHVAIVDEPAIGIFDIALAARAANKMTFKDLGNMSVEEIDHLIDLALSLKREGHFTSFWRTTQEATMMMERGDVWIASMWSPSAVQLKSRHLRTRQAVPVEGYRAWHGGLCLARHLEGHRLDQGYAYLNWFISGWPGAVVARQGYYMPVPERVREHLKPDEWDYWYDGKEARSPLCGPDGNIAILPAAQRSGGSYWNRASHIALWNTTMDEHNYLVRRWAELVKEPADRTGLLRNAS, via the coding sequence GTGAAGAAGCCCGCTTCACCTGCAGTGCATGCGCGACAGCGACAGCCGCTGCGTGTCCTGTGCACGGAAATCACGCCTTACCAGCAGTTGCACGAACGCGCCGAGCGCGACCTGGGCTTCGATCTGATTTTTGAACAGCACGATTTCGTGACGGCCCAGCGCATCGCCGCAACCGAGCCCGAACGCTACGACGTCTACGATCAGTGTTTCCACAATCTGGATATCGTCTGGCACTGGCGCGCCGTGCAGAAGATCGAACTCGAACGCATTGAACTGTGGGACGAGGTGAACGATCTCACCAAGAAGGGCCGCATCAACGCGTCGGCCCGACTGGGCTTGGGCGACGCCCCGGTCACGCGCCTCTATGTCCAGCAGGACAATTCCCTGTCTTCCATTCCGTCGCCGCATATTTCCATGCTGCCGACCGTGCACAATTTCGATTCCTTCGGCGTCAATGAGACGGCCACTGGCGTCGACGTCGATACACAAGTGAGGTCCTGGGCTGAACTCCTGGATCCTCGCTGGAAAGGCCACGTGGCGATCGTCGACGAGCCCGCCATCGGCATCTTCGATATCGCTCTCGCGGCGCGCGCAGCCAACAAGATGACCTTCAAGGATCTCGGCAATATGAGCGTCGAAGAGATCGACCACCTCATCGATCTGGCGCTTTCGCTGAAGCGGGAAGGGCACTTCACCTCCTTCTGGCGCACGACGCAGGAAGCGACCATGATGATGGAGCGTGGCGACGTATGGATCGCCAGCATGTGGTCGCCGAGCGCCGTTCAGCTCAAGAGCCGCCACCTTCGCACCCGCCAGGCGGTGCCGGTGGAAGGATACCGCGCTTGGCACGGCGGCCTTTGTCTAGCGCGTCACCTGGAAGGCCACCGGCTCGATCAGGGCTATGCCTATCTGAACTGGTTCATTTCCGGCTGGCCGGGCGCGGTTGTCGCGCGTCAGGGATACTACATGCCCGTGCCGGAGAGGGTGCGCGAGCATCTGAAACCGGACGAATGGGATTACTGGTACGACGGCAAGGAAGCGCGAAGCCCGCTATGCGGTCCCGATGGGAACATTGCCATTTTGCCCGCCGCGCAGCGTTCGGGCGGGTCCTACTGGAACCGCGCCTCCCACATCGCCCTGTGGAACACCACGATGGACGAGCATAACTATCTGGTACGCCGCTGGGCGGAACTTGTAAAGGAACCAGCCGACAGAACAGGTCTCTTGCGGAACGCATCCTGA
- the phnF gene encoding phosphonate metabolism transcriptional regulator PhnF, which translates to MKSEGISRWRQVGEALMREIDQGLLGPGDKLPAEFDLAERFGVARQTVRRALSHLRNEGVIDVQLGRGTFVSERVFEYRIAAQRTFEENLLDSAMIPSRDLLSIQLVPATKGIAKNLKLEAGSPVLFVVTVNKADEVPVVLGYIFFPHARIPKLEGILARIAAEKRSFSLAAALADAGVLRARRTFIRLKSRLPLAEETEVLSLPPLETVVETTSMSADDEGNPVFYSIMSYRGSRVEFFVGSEALGEK; encoded by the coding sequence ATGAAGAGTGAGGGGATCAGCCGCTGGCGGCAAGTGGGCGAGGCCCTGATGCGCGAGATCGATCAGGGGCTGCTCGGGCCGGGTGACAAGCTTCCGGCCGAGTTCGATCTTGCGGAAAGGTTCGGGGTGGCGCGCCAGACGGTACGTCGCGCCTTGTCGCATTTGCGCAACGAAGGCGTGATCGACGTCCAGCTCGGCCGAGGGACCTTTGTTTCCGAGAGAGTTTTCGAATATCGGATCGCTGCCCAAAGGACGTTCGAGGAAAACCTCCTCGATAGCGCAATGATTCCCAGCCGCGATCTTCTGAGCATTCAGCTGGTGCCGGCCACGAAGGGAATCGCAAAGAATCTGAAGCTCGAGGCCGGCTCTCCCGTCCTGTTCGTCGTGACCGTCAACAAGGCGGACGAGGTTCCGGTCGTCCTGGGGTACATCTTCTTTCCCCATGCCAGGATACCGAAGCTCGAGGGCATCCTGGCGCGGATCGCCGCCGAAAAGCGCAGTTTCTCCCTGGCCGCTGCTTTGGCGGATGCCGGCGTGCTGCGGGCCCGGCGCACCTTTATCCGGCTGAAATCGAGGCTGCCATTGGCGGAGGAGACGGAGGTGCTCAGCCTTCCGCCGCTGGAGACGGTTGTCGAGACGACCTCGATGAGCGCGGACGACGAAGGCAATCCCGTATTCTACTCGATCATGTCCTATCGCGGCAGCCGCGTGGAGTTTTTCGTTGGAAGCGAGGCTCTCGGGGAGAAATGA